A section of the Lutra lutra chromosome 3, mLutLut1.2, whole genome shotgun sequence genome encodes:
- the LOC125096229 gene encoding ral guanine nucleotide dissociation stimulator-like — MFSCCLPTSWGSGYQKPQENGLFPCCRHWLKPCPQCPPRAFRGRCHKNAPEEMVQELNVDIPCSPSLKDKKPHKANRLWRWLRGKNGSTRKRRRTSVLLANRANKLQGAIDHLVPAVIRQDLHYVHIFLDTYRAFATPQEVLDLLFARFGCVYSTYDEVGGPQEQCNMAIYAILNTWMEKYPGDFVQPPEFTSLHALLAYLQVNVPGSDLERRVQLLLSEMQHVEATEPEAVGEEDLG, encoded by the exons ATGTTTTCCTGCTGTCTTCCTacttcctggggctctgggtACCAGAAACCCCAGGAAAATGGCTTGTTCCCATGCTGCAGACATTGGCTCAAACCTTGCCCCCAATGCCCCCCCAGGGCATTTCGAGGGAGATGCCATAAG AATGCTCCAGAGGAGATGGTGCAGGAGCTGAATGTCGACAtcccctgctctccttccttgAAGGACAAGAAGCCCCACAAGGCCAACAGACTCTGGCGCTGGCTCAGG GGGAAAAATGGTTcaaccaggaagaggaggaggacctCGGTGCTGTTGGCCAACCGGGCCAACAAGCTACAGGGCGCAATAGATCACCTGGTGCCTGCCGTCATAAGACAAGATCTACACTATGTCCACATCTTTCTGGACACATACCGCGCCTTTGCCACCCCCCAGGAGGTGCTGGACCTCCTATTTGCAAG ATTTGGATGCGTTTACTCCACCTATGACGAGGTCGGCGGACCCCAGGAGCAGTGCAACAT GGCCATCTATGCCATCCTGAACACGTGGATGGAAAAGTATCCAGGGGATTTTGTGCAGCCTCCGGAGTTTACCAGCTTGCATGCGCTGCTGGCCTACCTGCAGGTCAATGTTCCGGGCTCGGACCTGGAGCGCCGGGTCCAGCTTCTGCTCTCAGAAATGCAACACGTTGAGGCCACAGAGCCAGAGGCTGTGGGTGAGGAGGACTTGGGGTGA
- the LOC125096218 gene encoding LOW QUALITY PROTEIN: casein kinase I-like (The sequence of the model RefSeq protein was modified relative to this genomic sequence to represent the inferred CDS: deleted 1 base in 1 codon), whose translation MASSSGSKAEFIVGGKYKLVRKIGSGSFGDIYLAINITNGEEVAVKLESQKARHPQLLYESKLYKILQGGVGIPHTRRYGQEKDYNVLVMDLLGPSLEDLFNFCSRRFTMKTVLMLADQMISRIEYVHTKNFIHRDIKPDNFLMGIGRHCNKLFLIDFGLAKKYRGNRTRQHVPYREVKNLTGPARCTSINLHLGIEQSRGDDMESLGYVLMSFNRTSLPWQGLKAATKKQKYEKMSEKKMSTPVEVLCKGFPAEFAMYFNYCRGLRFEEAPDYMYLRQLFHILFRTLNHQYDYTFDWTMLKQKAAQQAASSSGQGQQAQTPTGKQTDKTKSNMKGF comes from the exons ATGGCGAGCAGCAGCGGCTCCAAGGCCGAATTCATTGTCGGAGGGAAATATAAACTGGTACGGAAGATCGGGTCTGGCTCCTTCGGGGACATTTACCTGGCGATCAACATTACCAACGGCGAGGAAGTGGCAGTGAAGCTAGAATCTCAGAAGGCCAGGCATCCCCAGTTGCTGTACGAGAGCAAACTCTATAAGATTCTTCAAGGTGGGGTGGGCATCCCCCACACACGGCGGTATGGTCAGGAAAAAGACTATAATGTGCTAGTCATGGATCTTCTTGGACCCAGCCTCGAAGACCTCTTCAATTTCTGTTCAAGAAGGTTCACAATGAAAACTGTACTTATGTTAGCTGACCAGATGATCAGTAGAATTGAATATGTGCATACAAAGAATTTTATACACAGAGACATTAAGCCAGATAACTTCCTAATGGGTATTGGGCGTCACTGTAATAAATTATTCCTTATTGATTTTGGTTTGGCCAAAAAGTACAGAGGCAACAGGACAAGGCAACACGTACCatacagagaagttaaaaatctCACTGGCCCTGCCCGATGCACTAGCATCAATTTACATCTTGGTATTGAACAGAGTCGCGGAGATGACATGGAATCATTAGGATATGTTTTGATGTCTTTTAATAGAACCAGCCTGCCATGGCAAGGACTAAAGGCtgcaacaaaaaagcaaaaatacgaAAAGATGAGTGAAAAGAAGATGTCCACTCCTGTTGAAGTTTTATGTAAGGGGTTTCCTGCAGAATTTGCCATGTACTTCAACTATTGTCGTGGGCTGCGCTTTGAGGAAGCCCCGGATTACATGTATCTGAGGCAGCTATTCCACATTCTTTTCAGGACCCTGAAC CACCAATATGACTACACATTTGATTGGACAATGTTAAAGCAGAAAGCAGCACAGCAGGCAGCCTCTTCAAGTGGGCAGGGCCAGCAGGCCCAAACCCCCACAGGCAAGCAAACGGACAAAACCAAGAGTAACATGAAAGGTTTCTAA